From the bacterium (Candidatus Blackallbacteria) CG13_big_fil_rev_8_21_14_2_50_49_14 genome, one window contains:
- a CDS encoding formylglycine-generating enzyme family protein: MSQKKQFSLRVGLGALLSLSLLACQTAANPSSSVPVNASASPAVRASQEPVSRPSSLPSASPSAAEPVESSEKLEAQLGFKFVSVPAGSFAMGDSKDGPVHQVTLSQGFQLQNTELTQAQWQAVMGTNPSFSKGDNLPVESVSWNDIQSFLTQLNAKTQGGYRLPTEAEWEYASRAGSTTAYACGEDESCLAEMAWYIPNAKEMSHPVGQLKPNAWGLYDMHGNISEWVQDRYAPYTEGAQTQPMGPEKGDYRIQRGGHWGTYADRCRSASRQYGDPGGSDRNLGFRLARSLP; this comes from the coding sequence ATGTCGCAAAAAAAGCAATTTTCCTTAAGGGTGGGTCTGGGAGCTTTACTCAGTTTGAGTCTACTTGCCTGTCAAACGGCGGCCAACCCATCTTCATCTGTGCCCGTAAACGCTTCGGCTTCTCCCGCTGTGAGGGCCTCTCAAGAACCCGTATCTAGGCCCTCTTCGCTTCCTTCTGCTTCTCCTTCCGCAGCAGAGCCAGTTGAATCCAGCGAAAAACTTGAAGCGCAATTGGGCTTTAAATTTGTCTCGGTGCCTGCGGGGAGTTTTGCCATGGGGGACAGCAAAGACGGCCCCGTTCATCAGGTGACTTTATCGCAGGGGTTTCAGCTGCAAAATACAGAACTCACCCAGGCCCAATGGCAGGCCGTGATGGGAACGAACCCCTCCTTTTCAAAAGGGGATAACCTGCCTGTAGAGAGTGTCAGTTGGAATGATATTCAAAGCTTTTTGACTCAGTTGAATGCCAAAACCCAAGGCGGATACCGCTTGCCTACGGAAGCCGAATGGGAATACGCGTCCCGTGCAGGCAGCACGACGGCCTATGCCTGTGGAGAGGATGAAAGCTGTTTGGCCGAAATGGCGTGGTATATTCCCAATGCCAAAGAGATGTCGCACCCAGTGGGGCAACTCAAACCCAATGCCTGGGGCTTGTATGATATGCACGGCAATATCAGCGAATGGGTTCAGGATCGTTACGCGCCCTATACTGAAGGTGCTCAAACCCAACCGATGGGCCCAGAAAAAGGAGATTATCGCATCCAACGCGGAGGACATTGGGGGACCTATGCTGATCGCTGCCGTTCTGCCAGCCGCCAATATGGCGATCCCGGAGGAAGCGATCGCAATTTGGGTTTCCGTTTGGCCCGGTCTTTACCCTAA